The genomic interval TGTGTGCGAACAATATCTTCACCAAGTTTTAAAATTTCATCATATAATTCATTGATTTCACTCGTCCCTTTTGGGATTTTATCGCGATTTAAATAGCCATTTTTTATGTCATTCATCTGTTTAGAAACATTCACAATCATGCGATGTTGCTGATTGAGAAAGACTAAAACAAAGACGAGTGAAAATAAGTAATAACCAATAAAAGTACTTAAATGAGCAAAATTGTAATCAAAACTGCTCATAAAAAGTATGACAAAAAGAAGTAGGTGTGCAACTACTCCTTTAAAAATCATTGAATTAAAAAATTTAATCATGTGGGTTGCTCATGTAGTAGCCAACCCCGCGGCGTGTTGAAACGTATTGTGGACGGCTTGGTGTATCTTCAACTTTTTCACGTAAACGACGAACAGTAACGTCAACTGTACGAACATCTCCAAAGTAGTCATAACCCCAAACGGTTTCCAAAAGGTTTTCACGAGTGATCACTTCGCCAAGGTGTTGAGCAAGGTAGTAAAGCAATTCAAACTCACGGTGTGTAAGGTCGAGTTGTTTATCATTTTTATAAGCCGCATAGTGTGCTGGATTGATACGAAGGTTTCCGATAATCAATTCTTTTTTGACATTGTCAGTAGATTCAGCAGGTGCGACATTGATACGACGCAAGTTTGCTTTAATACGAGCTAATAGTTCACGGTTTGAGAATGGTTTTGTGACATAATCATCAGCACCAAGTTCAAGACCAATTACTTTGTCAAATTCACTATCTTTAGCTGACACCATAATAATTGGAGTGTCAGAAGTTTTACGGATTTCACGTGCAACATCAAGACCATCAAGTTTAGGTAACATCAAATCAAGCAGAATAAGGTCAGGTTGTACTTCTTTAAATGCTTCAAGAGCTTCTTCACCATCAAAAGCTGTAAAGACTTCAAAACCTTCTTTGGTTAAATTAAATTTTACGATATCTGAGATTGGTTTTTCATCATCAACAACAAGAATTTTTTTCATAGTTGTCCTTTCAAGTGGAAAATTTTTTATTGAATGTTACTCGTATTTATTTGAATTAACAAATCAAGTAAGCTGTTTCAGTTATATTATACAATTTTTAGTAAAATTACGCAAAAAGAGACCCTATTATTTTTAGAAAAAAGATAAAATATTTGTTTTTTTGGTATAATAGAGGCTATGAATGGAATTCTAATTTCCCTTGAGGGACCCGATGGAGCAGGAAAAACAACGGTTTTAAAAGAAATTTTACCTGAAATCCAAAAAATGAAGCGCGAAATTGTCCCAACTCGTGAACCAGGCGGTGTTCGAGTGGCGGAAGAAATTCGCCAAATTATTCTTGATCCAAAGAATACAGAGATCGATTCTAAAACCGAGTTAATGCTTTTTGCGGCGGCGCGTCGTTTACATATGCAAGAAAAAATGTTGCCAGCTTTACAAGCGGGTAAAGTTGTCATTGTTGACCGATTTATTGATTCATCTGTCGCCTATCAGGGATATGGCCGTGATTTGGGTGTCGAAGTTGTTGATTGGCTTAACTATTTTGCAACAGATGGTTTGAAGCCTGATTTGACGCTTTATTTTGATGTTGATACGGATGTTGCCCTTGAGCGAATTATGAAAAATCGAGCTGATGAGGTAAATCGTTTAGATTTGGAAAGAGCTGAGATGCATCGTAAAGTTCGTGAAGGTTATTTGGAGATTGTTGTAAAAGAACCTGAGCGTTTTGTAAAAATAGATGCAAGTCAACCTTTAGAAAAAGTGGTAGCTGATACACTTTCCGTCCTCAAAAAAAGATTTGTCAGTGAATTTTAAAGACAATTTAATCTGTCAGCAAAATTAAGAATGCTAAAAAATACTTACATTTTTCAAAAAATGAGGATGTTAAATAGTTTTTTTTATTTTGTTATTTAGACTAGATTTGGTAAATATTTAGAAAGGTTTCTTGTGGAAATAAAAGATATTCAGCCTCAACTTTATAAGCAGTTCTCAACTATTTTGCAACATGGAAAATTAAGTCATGCTTATTTATTTTCAGGGGGATTTGGTTCTTTTGAATTAGCAATCTGGCTGAGTCAAGCCTTATTTTGTGAGAATCCTGAAAATTCTTTGCCTTGTGGACATTGTCGTTCTTGTCGTCTTGTTGCCCAACAAGAATTTACCGACTTACATATCGTTGAACCTGATGGACAAACGATTAAAACAGCACAAATTCGGGAACTGACACAGGTTTTCAATGAATCTGGTTATGAGGGAAAACAACAGGTGATTTTAATTAAGGAAGCTGAAAAAATGCATCCTAATGCAGCAAATGCTCTATTGAAATCAATTGAAGAACCAGAAACAGAAATTGTTGTTTTTTTACTGACAGACAATGAAAATATGATTTTACAAACAATAAAATCACGGACACAAATTATTAATTTTCCAAAAAATGTTCAATACTTACAAGATTTTTTGGAAAAGAATGGTATTTTAAAAACACAAGCAGAACTTCTTGCGGAAATCTGTAATTCGACTGACAAAGCATTAGAATTAGCTCAGCAGAGCTGGTTTAACGAAGGGCTCCAAAGACTTCAACAATTTGTAAAACTTCTAAAAACATCTGCTGACGAGGCGTTCTTGTATTTGAAAGAATTAGTCGAAATTTTTGATGACAAAGAAAAACAAAATCAAGCGTTTGAACTTTTATTACAACTTTTTAATCAAGAAAGAATGAGTCAGGAACTTTTAAAAACATTTCAGGCAATAAAAATGTGGAAAAGCAATGTCCGATTTGAGTCAAGTTTAACTTTTCTTGTTTTATGAAACTTGTCAAACTTATCCTTTGATTGAAAAATCTTATATCAGGAGAATATTATGATTTATGAAATAAAATTTGCACATGGCGAATCAAATGTATTTGCAATAAGTGATATAGAACTTGCTCCACAAACAGAAGTTATCCTTCGTTCAGATAAGGGAAACTTTTACGGAAAAATTGTACGTGAAATTTCTGAAGAAGCTAATCTTGAAATTCACCACACGATTGTGCGTGAAGTAAATGAGGATGATCTCCAA from Lactococcus lactis carries:
- a CDS encoding DNA polymerase III subunit delta'; this translates as MEIKDIQPQLYKQFSTILQHGKLSHAYLFSGGFGSFELAIWLSQALFCENPENSLPCGHCRSCRLVAQQEFTDLHIVEPDGQTIKTAQIRELTQVFNESGYEGKQQVILIKEAEKMHPNAANALLKSIEEPETEIVVFLLTDNENMILQTIKSRTQIINFPKNVQYLQDFLEKNGILKTQAELLAEICNSTDKALELAQQSWFNEGLQRLQQFVKLLKTSADEAFLYLKELVEIFDDKEKQNQAFELLLQLFNQERMSQELLKTFQAIKMWKSNVRFESSLTFLVL
- the tmk gene encoding dTMP kinase produces the protein MNGILISLEGPDGAGKTTVLKEILPEIQKMKREIVPTREPGGVRVAEEIRQIILDPKNTEIDSKTELMLFAAARRLHMQEKMLPALQAGKVVIVDRFIDSSVAYQGYGRDLGVEVVDWLNYFATDGLKPDLTLYFDVDTDVALERIMKNRADEVNRLDLERAEMHRKVREGYLEIVVKEPERFVKIDASQPLEKVVADTLSVLKKRFVSEF
- the yycF gene encoding response regulator YycF gives rise to the protein MKKILVVDDEKPISDIVKFNLTKEGFEVFTAFDGEEALEAFKEVQPDLILLDLMLPKLDGLDVAREIRKTSDTPIIMVSAKDSEFDKVIGLELGADDYVTKPFSNRELLARIKANLRRINVAPAESTDNVKKELIIGNLRINPAHYAAYKNDKQLDLTHREFELLYYLAQHLGEVITRENLLETVWGYDYFGDVRTVDVTVRRLREKVEDTPSRPQYVSTRRGVGYYMSNPHD